Sequence from the Fulvivirga ligni genome:
CATTGGCCGCGGCTATCAGTCGCCATTGGCCGTGGAGTTGGTTGTTGTCATCATATTGGATGATGTTGTCACCGTTATTGAGTCCTCCTCCGGTCACTTCTACTACTCGGCCGCTGTGGGCTGCTTTTAGTTTGTAGTTGCCTCCGCCAGCGTTCAACACAATAAACCTTTGATTGGTATTACCTGAGTAAGTCCACTGCAGCACGTTAGCTACGTTAGAGGTGCTGCCACCTTCCACATCCATGGCTTTGCCTGATTGTGCGTTTATCAGGCTGTAGGCACCATCACCGCGATCGGTTAGGGTGAAGCGCTGGTTGGCGGCTCCGTGGCCGGTCCACTGTAATATGTTGGCACCATCGGCTCCGCTGCCTGCTGCCACATCCATATACTTTCCGCTGTTCGCATTTTGAATGGTGTAGGTGCCATTGAGGCCTGTTACGCCATTGGCTCTCACCCGAATGGAGGTAAACAGATCGTTCCAGCCACCCAGGCAGCCATTGTCTGCGGTTAGTGTCAGGTAGTTGCCCTGAAAGTTATCATCTACATAAGCAAACACTCTATACCCCTGCGGCACCTGTATAGATGAGATGTCATCATTACTAATTCCTCTGGCTATCAGATCATTAGCGGTATAGTCGCCTATTCCCAGTTTAACGCCATAACCATAGTAATTACAATCTTGATAGAAAGTAGGCACCCGTGGTGTAATGCCATCAAAGGCGGCTTTGGCTACTACCCTGGCTCCCGCTGCATTGGGGTGGAGGTTATCATTGTAAAGGGTATTTCTGGAATTGCGCGTAGGCGTGTTGAAATCTAAAATAGAAGTGTTTCTGTCTCTGCTTATTTGCGAAACTATGGGTATCAGCTCGTTCTGCAGATTGCTCATCTGGCTGTTATCTCCATAGCAGGTCACAGGGTAGCAAACATAAATCTTAGGATTACGTCCATTCTGTCTGAACTGGGCAATCATATCGGCATAATCATTATAAAAATCCGATTTATACTGCCAGTTATTCGGGTGCGCATCATTAGTGCCCAGGGCAATGATCAGGATATCCGGATTGTAGTTTTTAGCATCGTTGAACCTGGAGGTGTTCCAATAAGGATAACTGCCTCTTTTTAGCATAGTAGTACCACTAACACCACAGTTAAACACCTGATAATTATTGCCCAGCATTACGCCCAGCTGTGCCGGCCATGATTCTACTGAAGCGTTATTTAGGCCATAGCCTTCCGTTACACTATTGCCCACACAAACCACTCTGATTTGGGCATACATATCCAGGGACAATAGCAAAAAGGCTATTGCCAATATTAATTTGTTGGTTTTCATTTTTAATTTGGTTTAGGTCATAAAGGCGCTATTCCAGCCGGGCCACCCAGCCGCCATTGCGCACCATTTTTATAGTGATCTTGTCACCATTTTTCACTTGTTTGGTTTTCTTACGGTAGTCCATGGCCTGTCTGCCGGCATTAATGCCATCTTCAAAATAGGTCATGGTGTACGTTTTGTTCTTGTCGAGAAAATCAAAATTGAGCGTTACTTCGCGGGCATCCTGAGCTCCGTTGGTAATGCCACCTACGAACCACTTCTCCCCTTTTCTTTTGGCCACCACTGCCAACTGTCCTACCTCAGCCTCTAAAGCTTGGGTCTCATCCCAGGTTACGGGCACCGAGGTGATAAACTCAGTACAGTCAGGGTTTTTGTAGTACATGGTGGGGTTATCGGCCAGCATTTGCACACCACTTTCAAACACTACAAACAATGCCATCTGATAGGCTCTGGTGCCAATACTGGCAGAGTTAGGCCTTTCAGAACGATAGACATTAGGCTGCATGCTGATCATGGCACCTGGCGTATAATCCATAGGGCCAACGGCATTTCTGATAAATGGGAAATAGATACTGTTATCTGGTGTACAACCGCCCATTTGCTCCATGCCTCTTACCCCCTCGTAAGAAATCAGGTTAGGATATTTATACTCCAGACCGGCAGGTTTAAAAGAACCATGAAAATCAACAATCAGCTGATGTTTGGCGGCTTCTTTTACCACTCTTTCATAGTAGTCTACCATCCACTGGTCACTCCTATCCATGAAGTCGATCTTCACACCCTTCACGCCCCAGTCTTTGTAAGCTTTGAAAACATCCATGTGGTTTTCTACTGATAACCAGGTGAGCCACAGGATAATACCCACATTTTTCTGCTTACCATATTCCACCAGTTCTTTAACATCTACCTGTGAGGAAGCTGTAAAAGGATCGGTGGTGCTTTTGGCCCAACCTTCATCTAAAATGATGTAAGAGATGCCATATTTGGAAGCAAAGTCAATGTAGTATTTGTAAGTATCCTGATTTTGTCCACTTACGAAGTTCACGTCAGGTCCATAAGGTGCTGCGCCGTTCCACCATTCCCAGCTCACCTGTCCCGGCTTTATCCAGGAAGGATCATCGATCCGGCTTTTAGCGGCCAATTTCAGGGTCATGGTGTTTTCCATCAGTCCTTTGTCATCGGTAATCACGAAATAGCGCCATGGTAGCGTTCTGGAGCCTTTGGTTTTGGCGATATAATCGGCCTCTTTGGTTATTTTTAAGCTTCTATCACCGTCAGGACCAAACTCCAGAGGAGCTTTAGGAAACACCGCCTTCACCGTATTACCCTCATTTGATTTTAAGAACATAGCAGGATAATCCGAAAGATCAGATTCACTGATCAGGATCTTGTATTTATCTTTGGTATCAATCAACACCGGCAGAGAGCTCATTCTATCGCTGGCTTTCCATTGACTAGACTCTACGTGGCTGTAAGGCTCTTCGCATGAAGTTTTGAAGCCTCCCGGCTGCTGCAAATGCAGGAGATAATCCTCAGGAAAACCTATGGTAAAGTCTTCATTATAAACCTCCATATCACCTTTTTCGCTGGTGATAAGCCTGTAGGCCACGCCATCATTAAATACTCTGAACTCAACCGCATAGCCATTACCTAATGACAACTCCACACCGTTGTACTCTGATTTTACTGTATTATACTTTAAAGAAACATAGGGATGAAGTTCCTCTTTTCCACTAGTAGTCTTTGTTTTCTTCAGCGCTGGCTTCTTCATTTCTGGTCCGCCAATAGCTATGCCTAAATGGCAATCAGTAAGTAAATTCTTTCCATTAGCACTGATAGTATAATTGATCTTATCGCCTACCGTAATGCTGACAGCCAGCTTGCTATCTGGAGATTTAACGGTTACTGGTTTATCCTTCGCTGATAAGCTCTGAAAGGAAAGAAAAAGAACGACTATTGTAAAAAGGTGTCGGGTTGATTGGTTCATATTTTATGATTGATTTTTACGCTTTTAATGTGTTGAACATGTGATACCAAATTTATCAGTAATAAGCTACGAAACAAATTTGAGAGACTCACCCGATTAGGGGTAAGCCTCTCTCCTTCTTATGTTCAAAACTAAAACTACTACTGTGTAAACATAAATATCTAATTATCAAGCACTAACATCATGGCACTAAGCTCCATTTTTGGTTATCAGCATCATTGATGTTCCATTGAAGGATGTTAGCTCCATTTTCGTTAGAACCGCCTGCTACATCCAGTGCTCTTCCGCTGGCTACTGACACTATGGAATAATATCCTTGTCCGTCAGGCACCAGGTACCACATTTGGTTGCTACCACCATTCCAGCCCCACTGTATCACATTAGTGCCGTTGGCTGTGTTGCCACCTTCAAGATCTAAAGAAAGGCCACTTCCTGCACTTCTTATGCGGTAAGCATTGGTAGCAGCTTCGGTGATGACCCACCTTTGGTTAGGCTGGTTATAATTGGTCCATTGAAGGATATTGCCACCATTGGAGGTAGAACCTGCTTCTACATCTACCGCTTTTCCACTGGCTTTGGATATAATGCTGAAAGTACCTCCTGAAGTTATTCCAGGCCTTTTGGCTGGGGCAAACTGTAACCAGGCCACCGCACTTACATGCTGTGTAGGTATCATGCTGCCGTTATTCGGAGTTTGCTGATTCCAGGCGTTCCAGGTCAGGTTATAATCGGTTCTTCTGTTATTCCAGATGGAAGTGGCATTCTGCACCATCCAGTCACCAAAAGTATCCCAAAGCTCAGGGTTATCAGTACATAAGTGTCCCAGACCTCTGGCAAATTCAGCTGCCCAGGTATTCAGGTATCCTGCTCCGTTGGAGATGATGCCGTTACTGGTCATGTTGTTTTTTACATATGAGGCAGCACGTGTTGCGTCTCTCAGGTAGTTAGGATTTCCGGTAAGCTTCCACAATACGTTAGCAAAGTCGATGAAAGCACCCTGGTTATAAACCGCAGTACCCTGATCTACCTGTCCGTTAGGATAGATACCTCTGTACACCTGGCCAGTTTCAGCATTAAACAAATGCCACCATACCCAGTCATAAATCTGAATAGCACGGTCAAGATACCACTGATCGCCATTGCTTTGATAAATCATACATGCCAATAGCCCGGTAGGGTTATTAGATAAGGCCTCTTTAATGATTTCGCCACCTTCAGGTGTGTAGTCAGGCTGCTGTTCCCAGATACCGCCATTGTTATACTGCGTATCCCAACCTCTGCTCCAGATATAATCGAAGCAGTAGCGGGCCTGAGTTAGGTAGTTGCTGGTGCCGGTCATCTGGTGTCCTCTGGCCAGTACCAAACCAAACCAGGCGATGTCATCATTCCAGCCATCCCAATCGTATGGTGGTGGATTCAACTGTAAGAAGCCATTAACCAGGTTGTTAACCAGCGTTCTATGTTCTGGCAGTCCTGTTCTTTCATATACGTCCATCATGCCTTGGATATCAAGGGCGAGCGTCCAGGTGCCATCAGAGGCATTGTCATTCAAGGCGCGCTTGTAGTAAGTTCTGCCTCCAGAGGTAGTGAGGAAAGCACTGTTGAAGCCACGATAAGCCATGTCCGCCCAGGCAGGATTTATGCCATTATCACGGGCCACACGGCCGTTATCAATGGGTTTTTCAATCAGTACATCAGTGTTTTCATCTTCTGACTGCTGAGGTTCAAGTTCATCTTGCATACAACCTGGAATAGACCATAGCAAAACGCATAATACACTCAGAAGTAAGAGTTTTTTAGGTTTTGTGTAGTTTTTCATTTTTCTGAATTTAGGTTTGTTTAGAAAAAAATTGGTCAAAGCATTCCTATAAACAACTGGTGTTGTTTTCATTTTTGTGCCAGATCTAAGTCCTGGCTGTTTACATCATAGGTTGTGTTTATTAACTGATTATGAATTACTTGTAATGCAGACCGAGCGCCTACCCGCCCGATCCGCTCTTACATGTTTAACTTTTAGAAAGCATATATCTCAGCCATGTGCGTATAGCCAGCATTGTACGATGAATTCACCGTAACCTTAAAGTACCTGGCGGGCTTGTTAAATCCTGTGGTAAAGAACACTCGCTGCAGGTCTGAGGTATTCTCCAGGGTGTAGCTACCTCCTTCTGTCCAGGTATCACCATCCTCACTAATCTCCACCACTATCTCTTTGGGTTTACCTGAGTTATCACTTTGTCTGGTAAGGATAGATAATCCATGCAAAGTGTATATCTCCGCCATATCCAGTATAAACCAGTGTGGTGGTGGTGCTTCGCCTCCGCTCCACTTGCTATGCCAGAAGGTGTTTTCATTACCATCAATGGTGCTGGAAACCAGGCCGCCATTGGCTCCCTCGGCAGGTTCTTCAGTAGAGAGTGAAACTACCTGCCAGGCATCTCGAGGTATCAATGGCTCATACTTCAAGATAAAATAGGCCGTTTGTAAATCAGTGTTTAGCGTTACTCCTTCACTCACATTAGTAATCTGAGCAGCCATCATGTACTCTTCAAAAGGAATCATATCTCCTTCTTGGGTGCTGATGGTAACATCAATCAGGGAGGAAGATACTTCACCCGAAAGAATCTTTACCTCATTACCACTGACCTCATAGGCTTCATGCGGAAGTATGGGATAAGAAGTGCCGTTGGCGCTGTTATAGTCAGCCACCAGCTGGTCATCTATATCGATATTGATCATCACATCCCCAGACGGGTAATCCATACCGCCATAAGTTGCTCCTAAAGTCAGGTGCTCGGGTTTATCCGAAATGCCATACGTATACTTTCTGGCACCGCCTTCGGCCTGTGCCATGTACACTTTAGAATAGCTATCAACCTTTTCATTTCCAGGTATGTCTACATCAGGATCACAGGCAAAAACCAAAACTGATGCTACAATGATATAAGCTGTTATATTTTTCATGTTAGTCTCGATTTTAAGTAATTACCAGCCTGGATTTTGAACAATAAGCTTTCCTCTATCCAGTTCATATTGAGTGATAGGAAACCAATAATAGGCTTTTCTAAACACCCTTTCCTGGGCCACTACTCTGGTGTAGAAAGCATCACCACTAGCGAATACATCCATACCGTGCATATCATGGCCAATGTACTGCTCGGCTTTTTTCCACCTTCTGATGTCGAACCACCGGAGGTACTCAAAGGCCAATTCAATCCTTCTTTCCCTCCAGATAGCATCTCTCATCGCATCCTGCCCTACCGGGGCAGGAATATCTTCACCATACAATGGCACACCGGCTCTCTCTCTGATCATGTTCACATAGGTGAGAATGTCAGGATTACCAGGGTTATATTCATTTAAGGCTTCCGCATAATTCAGGTAGATCTCACCCAATCTCATTAGCACCAATGGCCTGTTAAACACCTCACCGGTGCCACCGCTACCAGAGTTGGTAAATGGACTCACGTTCTTTCTTACCAGATAACCTGTTCTACTCCAGTCTGTTACGTGACCTGTAGCCGAGTTAGGACCTGTTACCTCAAAGTTGATAGGCGTAGGGTCTTTAAGTGTACCGCCATCCCATAAAGCATTGTTATAAGTAATAGATGCATAGAAGCGCGGCTCACGATTGACGTACATGTTATAGATACCATCAGTAAAACCTGATTCAGAATAGAGTGGTGATGGGTTGGCAAAGCTGGTACCCGAGATAGGTAATCCATCTTCCATAAGATAGGCATCTACCATTTCCTGGGAAGGTGCCATACCGTTCCAACCACCAGCCTGTCTGGGGTTTGAGTGCACATCTTCAGAGGTCAGGCTGTTATCTTTTCTGGCAAAGATGGTCTCATCATTCCAGGGCTCTAACAGTACACCTCTATAGGATTCTATCGGATCATTTTCAGGATCCTTATAAAGTAGATATAAGTTGAGATCCATTACCGCCTTAGCCGCATTAGCTGCCAATTGCCATTTGTTTTCATCATAGCTCTGGCTTATGAGCGGTGTACCATCCTGATTTTTAAAGTTGGCCAAATCTGTATTACCATTGTACAAAGGACTGGCTGCATATAGCAATACTCTAGATTTGAAAGCCAGGGCTGCTCCTCTTGTAGCTCTACCATAATTTATGCTTGTAGGTACCAGAGGCAATGCTTTCGCCGCTTCATCAAACTCACTGACCACATAGGCAACGCATTCATCAAAGGGAGTCCTGGCTATCTGAAGCTCCGAGGCGGGTACATCCACAGGAAGCACATCCTCTCCCACTATTACTACCGGCCCATACTGGCGCATGAGCATGAAATAAAAATAGGCCCTTAAGAATCTGGCCTCAGCTTTATACTGAGGAATGAGATCTGGGCTTACCCTTTGCATTTCTGCATTATCATCTATGTGATTGATAAAATAGGTGGCAGCACGAATACCATCATAATAAGCACCCCAGAATGAAAACGGACTGCTGGCGGCATCCCACCTGCCAATGTTTATTTGGTAAGTAGGATATTTAGCCCATGACACCACCATTTCATCAGAATTAGAAGTCCATGGGTTAGTTTCATGCTGGTTAGCATCATCTCTGATGTAGGTATAGACATTAGCTAGATACTGCTCCGTAGTGGCTTTCTTTTGGAAAACCTCTTCTATGGTTTGTCTATCGCTAGGCACCTGATCCAGGTAATCATCACAGCTGGTCAGGACTACAATTATGATTAGAAATATATATAATGAATTTTTCATTCGTCTCTTCATTTAAAATCTACAATCAATTCCGAAACTGATGGTCTTTATAAGGGGATAAGAAGCTCCTCGTCCATCACCCAGCTCCACATCCCAAAGCTTGAACTTACTGAATGTGACCAAGTTATATCCTATACAATAAAGCCTTAGGTTATCCAGCCCGATTTTGTCGAACCATTCGCTTTGAGGAAAAGTATAGCTTACTTCCACGTTCTGCAGTCTTAAATAACCACCATTTCTTACCCACCAGGTGCTGCCGTCATAGTTCATGTTGTTTACACCATCACTAAGTCTTGGGTAGAAGGCATTCGGGTTAGGATCTTCCTCTGTCCAGCGGTTATCTATGTTGGCCAGCAAGTTTCCTCTGGTACCCACGCCCTGCTGGAATGGAATAATACCTTCACCATTCAACATAATGTCTACATTGCTAATGCCTTTGAAGAAAGCGCCAATGGCAAATCCTTTATAGGCAATAGAAGTACCAAAACCATAAGCTATCTCAGGGAAAGCTCCATATCCAATAGGTGCCTGATCATAAGAATCTATCACACCATCAGCATTAAGATCTTTAAACTTGATATCTCCTGGCTTCACCGTACCTGTTTGTCTTGGGCTGTTGGCTATCTCCTCTTCGCTTTCAAAAAGACCTAAGGCAATATAACCGAATCTTTGTCCCAGCTTACGGCCAATTCTCTGCTGCCATGGGTAAGGCCATTCGGCATTGGCATCATTTACCACGGTGGCTCTGTTCCAGGTGAAGTTACCTCTGAAGCTCACATCAAAACTGCGCCCCAGGTGCTTATTATAGGTCAATGTACCGTCTACACCTTTATTGAAAACCTCTCCCAAATTACCTGTGGGTTGGTTTCTAACGCCAGCGTAGTCGGGTACATCTCCTCGCAACAAGTAAATGTCTGATCTAATATCTCTAAAAAAGTCTACGGTCAGGGCCAGATCACCATTCAGGGTGTTCAGCTCTACCCCAAGATTACTCTTCGTGGATGTTTCCCACTGCACATTAGCAGCATAGTATTCTATGTCCAGCCCGCCAAAGCGATTGTCCTGGTTTCTACCAAAAACATAATCAGCTCCGGTGCCATTTACCGTAGAAAGGTAAGCGAATCGCTGACCAGATGCGGTAAGTGCTGCATTACCTACTACTCCGTGAGAAAGCCTTATTTTTAAGAACTGAATATACTTATCTAGCGCACCAAAGAATTTCTCATTAGAAGCTACCCAACCAATACCTACAGAAGGGAAAAAGCCATATCTGTTTTCCGGGGCAAAGGCTTCAGATCCGTTATACCCGAAGTTGGCTTCTAATAAATAGCGCTCATCATAGGCATAAGTACCTCTACCAGCTATACCATGGAAACGATAAGGAATAGAGGTAGTAAAATCTCCTGCAAAGGCATCCACTCTATCCGTTTGGTTATAAAGGATTAGTCCACCTACCTCATGTTTACCAAAGGCATGGTTATAATTTAGTGAAGCTTCAAAATATTTTTGTCGCTGCCCACCATTGCTTCTTGCATAACCTAACACGTTGGTACCTACCACAACAGGTGCATCTCCTTCGTAGATCAGGTTTCCTTCTGAGTCTCTGCCCACGGCAAGCCATCTATCTACAGATTTTGTTCTGCTGATTTGGTGTGTGTTATTATTATCGAAAGAAAACATGGCCGTAGCTGAAAGACCATCTACAAAATGGCTCAGGTCCTGAGTAACCCTGATATTAGACCAAATCTGACTTTTAGTCTCGGCCACATAACCCGATTGCGTAAGCAGGTTGTATGGGTTATTGATGTCACCAGTTCTTTGCTGCGCGATCTTCCCATCAGAATACTTAGGCGGGTGCACCACCGGAGGCAAAGTATAGGCTGATGCGAAAATAGCTCCTGAAGAAACGCCAGGGTAATTACCATCTGAAATATAGCCTGAAGCTCCAAAGTTCACCTTGGTAGAGTTAGTAAGATCAAGTGTGAGGTTGGAGGTGAAGTTATATCTGGTGAAACCTATTGACGATGTGTACTGGTCTAGCTCTTCACTTTTAAAAAGGCCTTTTTCATCATAATAACCTACAGATAAGTAATAAGTAGCCTTGTCTGATCCGCCATCTACATTAAAGTTAATCCTTCTGTTTTGGCCGCGATCATCCAGTATCTCATCAAACCAGTCAACATTTGGGTAAAGATCCGGATCTGACTGATCGATGGTAGCCTGAATGGTCTCTTCAGAATAGTATGGTGGCATGTTTGGGTTAGTATTATGCCTGGCCTCATTGGCTACACGCATATACTCCACGCCATCTACAAATTGGGGCAACTTAGTAAATTGGGTGATACCCTGATTGTACTGAAAGTTCAGTTTCGGCTTAGAGTTAGATCCTTTCTTGGTATTAATTAGGATTACACCATTACCACCACGCACACCATAAATAGCCGTGGCCGATGCATCTTTTAATATACTGAAGCTTTCAATATCTTCAGGGTCAATATTATTGAAAGACCGCTCCACACCATCCACCAAAATCAAAGGATTACTGGCTGACTGAGCGAAGCTACTTATACCTCTGATGAATATCTGTGAATTATCGTAACCAGGCTCCCCAGACCGCTGCACACCTACTATACCGGCGATACGCCCAGTAATAGCGTTGCTCAGGTTAGCCACTGGTTGTTGTTGTAAATCAGCCACTTTAATGGATGATTGTGATCCTACTGAGGTGATCTTCTTTTGCTCACCGTAACCAACTACCACCACTTCCTCAAGCGACTGAATATCAGCCTTTAATGGCACATTGATTACGCTTCTACCGTTCACAGGAACCTCTTGTGTAAGGTATCCGATAAAGCTCAGAACAAGCACACTGTTTTCTTCCTTCAGTTGTAATGAATATTCACCATTAGCATCAGTAGAAGTACCGGTAGTGGTACCTTTTACGATGATGTTCACCCCAGGTAAAGGTGTGCCATCAGCCTCATCCGTTACCTGTCCTGAAATCTTTAAAGCGGCTTGTTGTTTAATTTTTCTAGATAGAATAATGTGGGTTTTATCTATCTCATAAGCAATGTCAAGAGGTTCTAAAATACTATCTAATACCTGCTTCAAGCTTTTGTCTACCGCATGAATGGTGACTTTATGTTTTGAAATAAGCTGACTTTGGTAAAGAAATGTAGATCCTGTTTGCTTCTCTATCAATGATAAAACATCGCTGAGGTTGGCGTTTTTGACATCGATATTGATTTTGTCATCCTGAATATTACCGGCTTTAGTAAGGGAAGCCGAAGAATAAGTAAAAACTATAAGTAACTGTAAAATAAGGACATACGAGAGGTATTTTACATATTTTTTGAATAGTAATCGTTTTTCCATAATGTAAGGGCTTTTGGTAAATAATTGAGAGATGTCTTGGTCTAATTGGTAGCAAGACTCCCGAGCCACTATGGCTTACAGTGAGTAATTAACGTGTGGTGTGTGTTCATTTTAAGTAAGTTTAGTGTGTTTGTGTATTTAAATTGCAATCGATTGCTGGGTTCATCTTATAGTAAACCCATGTGAATGAGTTAGTTCCAAAAGGAATTTTGACTCATTTAATTATATAGAGCAGGATAATTCGGTTTTAACTCACTTTAATTAAAAAAAATTAAAATAAAATTAACGGCCGTTGTTATCCTGCTCTGAACTATTAAGAAATGGTAAACTAATTACTTGATGAATAGCTTTTAGACTCCGCTGACAGTGGAGCTATCCTAAAGCTGAATTGGTTTTGATCTGAAACGGGCAGCTCATATTTCTGCATGGGACCAGGGCCACAGCTGGCATTACCCAAACCGCGCTGCATATAATCTAATGATAATACAGTTTCTGATTTTTTAATGTCTGGTAATAGATATTGATGTCCCACTTCCCACAGGTCTTTATCATAAAAATGTAAAGCGCTGAAGTTCAGTCTGCCGCTAGTGCTGATACTGATACCTCCTTTTTTACCCTGGATATTGAGCCATCTTACATCATCTCTGTTCCCCATGGTCTGGCTTCTCACATAGTCCTCTTCCATACCTGTGACAGTATTGGAATAGATACCATAATAAGTTGATGCTTTTCTATCGGCATAATTTTCATGCGGACCACGACCATACCATTGTACATTCTCTAAACCAGGAGCCAGGGAAATGGCCAAACCTAACCTTGGAATATGTAATCCGTCATTGGTATTATCAATATTGGCATTTACTTCCACCACACCTGAAGGATGGACGATATAATTGATGCTGTATGGAATCACGCTCCTACGGCCGTCACCTATGTTGGCAATAAAAGAGGAGTTAACCACGATATTGCCACCACTCTTGCTCGTGCTGAAATTGCTCAGTTCTATTTGAGGTTCTATGTAGTTTCTTCTGTCATTATTAATGCTTCGGTACCAGTTTAAGCTGAAACCTTTGCCTTCATAGATCATCTCCTGGCCTTCTATCACCATGGAGTTTAGCATACCGGTAGTTTTATTAAATACCAATCTGATGTCATCTCCAGATACAGTTATATGTCCATTTTCATCTAACATTTTTAATGGCGTGGTATCAGCATCATTAATCTGCGCCAGCTGTGGTCTTGAGCTCATAGAGATTTGCTCAGAAGCCACCACATGACCTTTATCTGCCCACACCTGATCTTCATTCAGGGCAAAATAGATGTTAAGAAAGTACTCTTTATTTTCTGCTAACTCTTTATTAAATGGAATCTTTATTGATTTGCTTTCTCCCGGTTTCAGGTTTAGGCCTGCCATTTTTCCCTGAGCCACATTCTTGCCATTTTCTAATAAAACCCATTGAATATCAAACTGATCCAGGTTGATAAAGGCATAGCTGTTCTTGATTTTCAGCTTCCCTGTCCTGGCATCTTCAGCTTCAATTTTGATATACTGATAAACTTGCTTTACCTCTAAAAGCTTTGGTGTAACCTTTCTATCAGGTGTAACTATACCGTTGAGACAGAAGTCATTGTCGTTCGGCTTATCACCAAAGTCGCCGCCATAGAGAAACTCATCTTCCGGGCCACCATATTTCATTAATCCCTGATCTACCCAATCCCAAATACAGCCGCCAATGGTCTTTTTACTGTGATTTTCGATATAATCCCAATATTCCGGTAAGTTACCAATACCATTACCCATGGCGTGGGCAT
This genomic interval carries:
- a CDS encoding RICIN domain-containing protein, with amino-acid sequence MKTNKLILAIAFLLLSLDMYAQIRVVCVGNSVTEGYGLNNASVESWPAQLGVMLGNNYQVFNCGVSGTTMLKRGSYPYWNTSRFNDAKNYNPDILIIALGTNDAHPNNWQYKSDFYNDYADMIAQFRQNGRNPKIYVCYPVTCYGDNSQMSNLQNELIPIVSQISRDRNTSILDFNTPTRNSRNTLYNDNLHPNAAGARVVAKAAFDGITPRVPTFYQDCNYYGYGVKLGIGDYTANDLIARGISNDDISSIQVPQGYRVFAYVDDNFQGNYLTLTADNGCLGGWNDLFTSIRVRANGVTGLNGTYTIQNANSGKYMDVAAGSGADGANILQWTGHGAANQRFTLTDRGDGAYSLINAQSGKAMDVEGGSTSNVANVLQWTYSGNTNQRFIVLNAGGGNYKLKAAHSGRVVEVTGGGLNNGDNIIQYDDNNQLHGQWRLIAAANASAKVAAPALDEDMPAVVYPNPVSGDYITIKNVKGTQLLIADVSGKVMLKKQLDSSMDTYQLDVSSLKSGIYYVSVDGGEVMSVKIVRE
- a CDS encoding glycoside hydrolase family 97 protein; the protein is MNQSTRHLFTIVVLFLSFQSLSAKDKPVTVKSPDSKLAVSITVGDKINYTISANGKNLLTDCHLGIAIGGPEMKKPALKKTKTTSGKEELHPYVSLKYNTVKSEYNGVELSLGNGYAVEFRVFNDGVAYRLITSEKGDMEVYNEDFTIGFPEDYLLHLQQPGGFKTSCEEPYSHVESSQWKASDRMSSLPVLIDTKDKYKILISESDLSDYPAMFLKSNEGNTVKAVFPKAPLEFGPDGDRSLKITKEADYIAKTKGSRTLPWRYFVITDDKGLMENTMTLKLAAKSRIDDPSWIKPGQVSWEWWNGAAPYGPDVNFVSGQNQDTYKYYIDFASKYGISYIILDEGWAKSTTDPFTASSQVDVKELVEYGKQKNVGIILWLTWLSVENHMDVFKAYKDWGVKGVKIDFMDRSDQWMVDYYERVVKEAAKHQLIVDFHGSFKPAGLEYKYPNLISYEGVRGMEQMGGCTPDNSIYFPFIRNAVGPMDYTPGAMISMQPNVYRSERPNSASIGTRAYQMALFVVFESGVQMLADNPTMYYKNPDCTEFITSVPVTWDETQALEAEVGQLAVVAKRKGEKWFVGGITNGAQDAREVTLNFDFLDKNKTYTMTYFEDGINAGRQAMDYRKKTKQVKNGDKITIKMVRNGGWVARLE
- a CDS encoding RICIN domain-containing protein; translation: MKNYTKPKKLLLLSVLCVLLWSIPGCMQDELEPQQSEDENTDVLIEKPIDNGRVARDNGINPAWADMAYRGFNSAFLTTSGGRTYYKRALNDNASDGTWTLALDIQGMMDVYERTGLPEHRTLVNNLVNGFLQLNPPPYDWDGWNDDIAWFGLVLARGHQMTGTSNYLTQARYCFDYIWSRGWDTQYNNGGIWEQQPDYTPEGGEIIKEALSNNPTGLLACMIYQSNGDQWYLDRAIQIYDWVWWHLFNAETGQVYRGIYPNGQVDQGTAVYNQGAFIDFANVLWKLTGNPNYLRDATRAASYVKNNMTSNGIISNGAGYLNTWAAEFARGLGHLCTDNPELWDTFGDWMVQNATSIWNNRRTDYNLTWNAWNQQTPNNGSMIPTQHVSAVAWLQFAPAKRPGITSGGTFSIISKASGKAVDVEAGSTSNGGNILQWTNYNQPNQRWVITEAATNAYRIRSAGSGLSLDLEGGNTANGTNVIQWGWNGGSNQMWYLVPDGQGYYSIVSVASGRALDVAGGSNENGANILQWNINDADNQKWSLVP
- a CDS encoding BT_3987 domain-containing protein, with amino-acid sequence MKNITAYIIVASVLVFACDPDVDIPGNEKVDSYSKVYMAQAEGGARKYTYGISDKPEHLTLGATYGGMDYPSGDVMINIDIDDQLVADYNSANGTSYPILPHEAYEVSGNEVKILSGEVSSSLIDVTISTQEGDMIPFEEYMMAAQITNVSEGVTLNTDLQTAYFILKYEPLIPRDAWQVVSLSTEEPAEGANGGLVSSTIDGNENTFWHSKWSGGEAPPPHWFILDMAEIYTLHGLSILTRQSDNSGKPKEIVVEISEDGDTWTEGGSYTLENTSDLQRVFFTTGFNKPARYFKVTVNSSYNAGYTHMAEIYAF